The Fibrobacter sp. UWB2 genome window below encodes:
- a CDS encoding adenine phosphoribosyltransferase, translating into MKRIEDYIIAVPDFPKPGVLFRDITGILSDPDGLKLTLNAFYKALENVDFDVVVGLEARGFLFGVPIAEHFHKPFVPERKKGKLPRETVEITYNLEYGTACMEVHKDAIKPGQRVVIVDDLLATGGTAKAAAHLVEKMGGKVECFAFVIELADLKGREFLDGYRVETLTKF; encoded by the coding sequence ATGAAACGTATTGAAGACTACATTATTGCTGTTCCGGATTTTCCTAAGCCGGGTGTTTTGTTTCGTGACATCACGGGAATTTTGAGTGATCCCGATGGACTAAAGCTTACGCTTAATGCGTTCTACAAGGCTCTTGAAAATGTTGACTTTGATGTCGTTGTCGGGCTAGAAGCACGCGGATTCCTATTTGGTGTTCCGATTGCAGAGCATTTCCACAAGCCATTTGTCCCTGAGCGCAAAAAAGGGAAACTCCCCCGCGAGACTGTAGAAATCACTTACAATCTCGAATACGGAACCGCCTGTATGGAAGTCCATAAGGATGCGATAAAGCCGGGGCAACGCGTTGTTATCGTCGATGACTTGCTCGCTACCGGTGGCACTGCAAAAGCAGCCGCCCATCTCGTAGAGAAAATGGGCGGTAAAGTAGAATGCTTTGCATTTGTCATTGAGCTTGCGGACCTTAAAGGTCGCGAATTTCTTGATGGCTATCGTGTAGAAACGCTGACAAAGTTTTAA
- a CDS encoding TIGR01212 family radical SAM protein (This family includes YhcC from E. coli K-12, an uncharacterized radical SAM protein.), translated as MHYKPYRDLLLELFPNYLKVRKLPLNGGMSCPNLDGTKGFSGCSYCNNRSFSPVFDEAKVSIQEQLEKYVPKLRDKYPNAGILAYLQPYTNTHAPLEHLREIIDPIIKHKEIAGLAIGTRPDCLEDEKIEYLAELNRKKPIIVEIGLQTANDLTLAGINRRHTLAEFEDAVKRSQAAGLTVTTHVIVGLPGEKMEDFKHTAQVVHDLKLAAVKIHPLHIVVGTVMAQDFANGEVKLLSFEEYCEAVAEMIKIIGKDIAIERFSGESPSELLIAPNWCGERDKIITTVEKLLDSH; from the coding sequence ATGCATTACAAACCTTATCGCGATTTACTTTTGGAACTCTTCCCGAACTACCTCAAGGTGCGCAAACTCCCGCTCAATGGCGGCATGAGCTGCCCGAACCTCGATGGAACCAAGGGATTTTCGGGATGCAGCTACTGCAACAACCGCAGCTTCAGCCCTGTCTTTGACGAAGCTAAAGTCTCGATTCAGGAACAGCTCGAAAAGTACGTTCCGAAGCTTCGCGACAAGTATCCGAATGCGGGCATCCTCGCCTACTTGCAGCCGTACACGAATACGCACGCGCCGCTTGAACATCTGCGAGAAATCATCGATCCGATTATTAAGCATAAAGAAATTGCAGGGCTTGCGATTGGGACGCGCCCAGATTGCCTTGAAGACGAAAAGATTGAATACCTTGCGGAACTCAACCGCAAAAAGCCGATTATCGTTGAAATCGGGCTCCAAACCGCAAACGACTTGACGCTTGCAGGCATCAATCGCAGGCACACGCTTGCGGAATTTGAAGATGCCGTAAAACGCAGTCAAGCCGCAGGCCTCACCGTCACAACGCATGTGATTGTTGGGCTTCCCGGCGAAAAGATGGAAGACTTTAAGCACACGGCACAAGTCGTTCACGATTTGAAACTTGCAGCAGTCAAGATCCACCCGCTGCACATTGTGGTCGGCACGGTCATGGCGCAAGATTTTGCCAACGGCGAAGTCAAATTGCTTTCGTTCGAGGAATACTGCGAAGCGGTTGCCGAGATGATTAAAATTATCGGCAAGGATATCGCAATCGAACGATTCAGCGGCGAAAGCCCAAGCGAACTCTTGATTGCTCCGAACTGGTGCGGGGAACGCGACAAGATTATTACGACAGTCGAAAAATTGTTAGATAGTCATTAG
- a CDS encoding endo-1,4-beta-xylanase, translating into MNFKKNKALAIATTVAMALSVPSFAQLNNGDMEYGDGGWYLWNNPDGPAVAESQIAVQGLGVDGSQGAKVVVKELPNPWWGLQLQPPKFLADSGFYKLSFKAKGNMPINSVVQGGPPDYRQKESASFDLTDKWQTYEMIFLADQKGYGLNNITFQIGLKKGWIQLDDVEVEKMDEMSDPSWYNNADARIDSLRKVDFTVKANPGEKVHVKLLRHSFPFGTALALYDTKDSTENWYRNAAKKYFWHGVSENQFKWPEYEPKKGKIKREEMKEYTDFTAQNHWKLRGHALMWSHQGYGFDKHYSNKGSCEEMAEKLKARIYRDLKEYKGKITEYDVWNEPIHESWTFNKCGWGILDSAFIWAHKADPSAFLYINDYNVVAAGETDRYYGLIKGMLERKVPVMGIGVQCHFGLRPVVPSLIKERLDKLASLGLPIKVTEFDVGDWQAGMNDTEEVQAEKFETFLRTAFSHPAVNGIVFWGFWDNRHWVKNGGMIASDGREKPAAKRVYDLWHKVWTTDLYATADENGEAKFRGFKGYYQVNAGDKKFQITVK; encoded by the coding sequence ATGAATTTTAAAAAGAATAAAGCTCTTGCGATTGCGACGACCGTCGCCATGGCGCTTTCTGTGCCGTCTTTTGCACAGTTGAACAATGGTGATATGGAGTATGGTGACGGCGGCTGGTATCTGTGGAACAATCCTGATGGTCCAGCTGTAGCCGAATCGCAAATTGCCGTGCAGGGGCTCGGTGTCGATGGTTCCCAGGGCGCTAAGGTCGTCGTGAAGGAACTTCCGAATCCGTGGTGGGGCTTGCAGCTCCAGCCGCCTAAATTTTTGGCAGACTCCGGTTTTTACAAGCTCTCGTTCAAGGCTAAGGGCAACATGCCTATTAATTCTGTGGTGCAGGGCGGCCCTCCGGACTACCGTCAAAAAGAAAGCGCTTCGTTTGACTTGACAGACAAGTGGCAGACTTATGAAATGATTTTCCTTGCTGACCAGAAGGGTTACGGCCTCAACAACATTACGTTCCAGATTGGCCTCAAGAAGGGCTGGATCCAGCTCGACGATGTCGAAGTTGAAAAGATGGACGAAATGTCTGACCCGTCCTGGTATAACAATGCCGATGCCCGCATCGATAGCCTCCGCAAGGTGGATTTCACGGTCAAGGCAAATCCGGGCGAAAAAGTCCACGTGAAGCTGTTGCGCCATTCGTTCCCATTCGGTACGGCGCTCGCTCTCTATGACACCAAGGATAGCACCGAAAACTGGTACCGCAACGCCGCCAAGAAGTACTTCTGGCATGGCGTCTCTGAAAACCAGTTCAAGTGGCCGGAATACGAACCGAAGAAGGGCAAGATCAAGCGTGAAGAAATGAAGGAATACACCGACTTCACGGCTCAGAATCACTGGAAGCTTCGCGGTCACGCTCTCATGTGGAGCCACCAAGGCTACGGTTTCGACAAGCACTACAGCAACAAGGGTAGCTGCGAAGAAATGGCTGAAAAACTCAAGGCCCGTATCTATCGCGACCTCAAGGAATACAAGGGCAAGATTACCGAATACGACGTTTGGAACGAACCGATTCACGAATCCTGGACGTTCAACAAGTGCGGCTGGGGCATTCTCGACAGTGCCTTCATTTGGGCTCACAAGGCTGACCCGAGCGCATTCCTTTACATCAACGATTACAACGTCGTTGCTGCAGGTGAAACGGATCGCTATTATGGCTTGATTAAGGGTATGCTCGAACGCAAGGTGCCTGTGATGGGCATTGGTGTGCAGTGCCACTTTGGGCTCCGTCCGGTTGTGCCGAGTCTCATCAAGGAACGCTTGGACAAGCTCGCTTCCCTTGGCCTCCCGATCAAGGTTACAGAATTCGACGTGGGCGACTGGCAGGCTGGTATGAACGACACCGAAGAAGTTCAGGCCGAAAAGTTCGAAACCTTCCTCCGTACCGCATTTAGCCATCCGGCTGTGAACGGCATTGTGTTCTGGGGCTTCTGGGACAACCGTCACTGGGTCAAAAATGGCGGCATGATTGCTTCTGATGGTCGCGAAAAGCCTGCTGCAAAGCGCGTTTACGACTTGTGGCACAAAGTCTGGACGACGGACCTCTACGCTACCGCCGACGAAAATGGCGAAGCCAAGTTCCGTGGTTTCAAGGGCTACTACCAGGTCAACGCTGGCGACAAGAAGTTCCAGATTACTGTGAAATAA
- a CDS encoding thrombospondin type 3 repeat-containing protein, translated as MKRFLFTLLISAVFVFAQSGFSFTSSGIHVPGARTLSPGDLFILGGFEMASSNKPASLEGYLVDENGNQRKLTPSPSNTVLGFIGYGILDFLDVGLNINVHYDGDAGGTRLKGLGFGDLGLMVKAQLPNQSLRDLFNFAAGLEVFIPSGTNEKGLRPRHLWYIHKGGYTNAYSAADFAIAGTLYMTINIHRNLNWNNYAGVLRTIENGENIFIWGTGLNIFPYEWVSLVLETSGETWIRAKDIFPGFLNDQLRFSPGLKVRLPKFTTLSINADLGMDLFRKRKLRHGHAITTKNKGHEYSYTVPGSSPITASIKLSRTFDLSGRIEDFKKKMDACPKSGLTFKENKYRCAPDDDNDGIANDLDKCPDTPEEVLIDENGCPFDHDNDGIPDYKDKCPQTKEGYPVDENGCIRDDDNDGIPNELDKCPDSEPGEEVNERGCILDTDEDGVPNVLDSCPNTPAGLTVNKYGCFLDKDEDGVPDEWDKCPESAPKEIVNMYGCPIDSDEDGIPDFMDKCINTPLGVKVDSIGCRIDQDLDGVFDEEDKCPDTPENAPVDNKGCPLDSDKDGIFDYLDNCPNTLERTEVDANGCPIRDKLNLDKIARRITFLKGTDKPMNSSYTALSDIVSIMRHNKHIAIEIQCSVKPGEALVPQSLSEARATVIYEFLINKGIKEERLKATGFGTQLPADTRGHTKLNPVGVRLLPYNIKEE; from the coding sequence ATGAAACGATTTCTGTTTACTCTTCTTATCAGCGCCGTTTTTGTGTTTGCGCAGTCTGGTTTTTCGTTCACTAGCAGCGGAATCCATGTTCCCGGAGCACGAACGCTCAGTCCGGGTGACTTGTTTATTTTAGGCGGTTTCGAAATGGCAAGCAGCAACAAGCCTGCAAGCCTTGAAGGTTACCTCGTCGACGAGAACGGCAACCAAAGAAAGCTAACGCCCTCCCCATCGAACACAGTTCTTGGATTTATCGGATACGGGATTCTCGACTTTCTCGATGTGGGCCTCAACATCAACGTGCACTACGACGGCGATGCCGGTGGAACTAGGCTCAAAGGACTTGGCTTTGGTGACCTCGGACTAATGGTCAAGGCTCAACTCCCCAACCAGTCCTTAAGGGACCTGTTCAATTTCGCGGCAGGGCTCGAAGTGTTCATCCCGAGCGGAACAAACGAAAAAGGTCTACGCCCGAGACACCTGTGGTACATCCATAAGGGCGGGTACACGAACGCTTATTCGGCAGCAGACTTCGCCATTGCAGGAACGCTGTACATGACGATAAACATCCACAGGAACCTCAACTGGAATAACTACGCGGGTGTCCTTAGGACGATTGAAAATGGCGAAAACATCTTTATTTGGGGAACGGGACTTAACATATTCCCTTACGAATGGGTATCGCTCGTTCTCGAAACTTCCGGAGAAACCTGGATACGCGCCAAAGATATTTTTCCGGGATTCCTGAACGATCAACTGAGATTCTCGCCGGGTTTAAAAGTACGACTCCCAAAATTTACGACGCTATCGATTAACGCAGACCTCGGCATGGACCTCTTCAGAAAGCGCAAACTACGCCATGGCCACGCCATTACCACAAAGAACAAAGGTCACGAATATTCGTACACCGTCCCCGGAAGCTCCCCCATTACGGCCTCCATCAAGCTTAGCCGAACGTTCGACCTCAGTGGAAGGATTGAAGACTTTAAAAAGAAGATGGACGCGTGCCCCAAGTCCGGCCTCACCTTCAAAGAAAACAAGTACCGCTGTGCGCCTGACGACGATAACGACGGTATTGCAAACGACCTAGACAAATGCCCGGACACGCCAGAAGAAGTCCTCATCGATGAAAACGGATGCCCGTTCGACCACGACAACGACGGCATTCCGGACTATAAGGACAAGTGTCCACAGACAAAGGAAGGCTACCCCGTCGATGAAAACGGATGTATCCGCGATGACGACAACGACGGCATTCCGAACGAACTAGACAAGTGCCCGGATAGCGAACCCGGTGAAGAAGTCAACGAACGCGGTTGCATTCTCGACACAGACGAAGATGGTGTTCCGAACGTACTCGACTCCTGCCCCAACACGCCCGCAGGTCTTACCGTCAACAAGTACGGATGCTTCTTGGATAAAGATGAAGACGGCGTTCCTGACGAATGGGACAAGTGCCCAGAAAGCGCTCCCAAGGAAATTGTCAATATGTACGGTTGCCCTATCGATTCTGACGAAGACGGCATTCCGGACTTTATGGACAAATGCATAAACACTCCGCTTGGCGTAAAAGTCGATAGCATTGGCTGTAGAATTGACCAAGACCTCGACGGCGTTTTTGACGAAGAAGACAAGTGTCCGGATACCCCAGAAAACGCACCAGTAGACAATAAAGGCTGCCCGCTAGACTCGGACAAGGACGGCATTTTCGACTATCTCGACAACTGCCCGAACACGCTTGAACGCACAGAAGTAGACGCTAACGGATGCCCCATCCGCGACAAGCTGAATCTGGATAAAATCGCAAGGCGCATAACGTTCCTCAAGGGGACTGACAAGCCGATGAATTCTTCTTACACGGCACTAAGCGACATCGTCTCGATTATGCGACACAACAAGCATATCGCTATCGAAATCCAGTGTAGCGTAAAGCCCGGCGAAGCTTTGGTTCCGCAGTCTCTTTCGGAAGCTCGCGCGACTGTCATCTATGAATTCCTCATCAACAAGGGAATCAAGGAAGAGCGCCTCAAGGCGACCGGCTTTGGAACGCAATTACCGGCTGATACACGCGGTCACACAAAGCTCAACCCTGTTGGCGTAAGGCTCTTGCCGTACAACATCAAGGAAGAGTAG
- a CDS encoding LysM peptidoglycan-binding domain-containing protein, whose translation MIWSDKLLRLGFALVILMLSACAPKQAKLAASSQGKPIQAEKVSIDVPGPNPGKEIVGDSTRPSWVYYQYGLQAMDNNQWAVSKHYLEESLRLLVTEKYDSTKSGLTRSEDSIYKMQMPVRIVQALEDVYPNLAEQEGSDSTNTDSLSIDGVDAYDENAADSASMRVIENFLDTVDAGRFSLPIRFNERVMQEIYYMTTTARGFITRSLTRKTAYDSLIYTKLAQKRMPRDLIYLALVESGFNVKAYSRAKAAGMWQFIPETGIRYGLEVDFWVDMRRNPEMATEAALSYLSTLYAEFGDWLLSMAAYNCGEGRIRRLIREKKADSTWGNRPVTYWDLQLPQETMHYVPRILAAMVIGHYPNHYDVSITKRQLPAYDTVTVYDSFSLDEIAKFLKVPEDTLRTLNMELTMWCTPPNRDAYLLRLPYGTRAAFVQNYDRMEKNGFSSWKEHKVRKGESIGVIAQQYGVRVAEIQRANDLKKTKLKPGRTLLIPIKVAPRRSTGKKPTKVRTYVVQLGDNLASISRRFGISQESLRVWNNIEAGYNVKKGDTIFVSKPDLKPTSFVQQRVALKKGEKYVVKAGDTYAEIAKKYKVPVFLLLQANSGFTKRLTIGDSLAIPAYVRPPRKMSKAVEEDVPVEVAKAVETDSKKSSKSSKKSAEKPAESAKSSKKAPVSTTIIYTVEAGDNLFAIAKKYSTTVAAIREMNDMGNSSNIKVGQKLKIPGSVAPAPSATKVEEITHVVKKGEGLWDISRQYGVTIEDIVKWNGLKDTKIKINEKLKIKTTKKPKK comes from the coding sequence GTGATATGGTCGGATAAATTACTTCGACTCGGCTTCGCTCTTGTTATCTTGATGCTGTCCGCCTGCGCTCCTAAGCAGGCGAAACTTGCCGCGTCGTCTCAGGGGAAACCTATCCAGGCGGAGAAGGTCTCTATTGATGTACCTGGTCCAAACCCGGGGAAGGAAATTGTTGGGGATTCCACGAGGCCCTCTTGGGTCTATTATCAGTATGGTCTCCAGGCAATGGATAACAACCAGTGGGCTGTTTCCAAGCATTACCTTGAAGAATCTCTGCGCCTCTTGGTGACGGAAAAATACGACTCTACAAAGAGCGGACTCACTCGTTCCGAAGATTCCATCTATAAAATGCAGATGCCTGTGCGCATTGTCCAGGCTTTAGAAGATGTCTATCCGAACCTCGCCGAGCAGGAGGGGAGTGATTCTACCAATACGGATAGCCTTTCGATCGATGGCGTTGACGCTTACGACGAAAATGCGGCCGATAGCGCTTCGATGCGCGTTATCGAAAATTTCCTCGACACGGTTGATGCTGGGCGTTTTTCGCTCCCGATCCGCTTTAACGAACGCGTCATGCAAGAAATTTACTACATGACGACGACAGCACGTGGCTTTATCACGCGCTCGCTTACCCGCAAGACGGCGTATGATTCATTGATTTATACAAAGCTTGCCCAAAAGCGCATGCCGCGAGACCTTATTTACCTTGCCTTGGTGGAATCTGGCTTTAATGTAAAGGCTTATAGCCGTGCAAAGGCGGCGGGTATGTGGCAGTTTATCCCGGAAACGGGTATCCGCTATGGCCTGGAAGTCGATTTCTGGGTCGATATGCGTCGCAATCCGGAAATGGCGACAGAAGCTGCCTTGAGCTATCTCTCGACCTTGTATGCTGAATTTGGCGATTGGCTCTTGTCAATGGCTGCTTACAACTGCGGTGAAGGTCGAATCCGTCGACTGATTCGTGAAAAGAAGGCCGATTCTACGTGGGGTAACCGCCCTGTAACGTACTGGGATTTGCAGCTCCCGCAAGAGACAATGCACTATGTGCCGCGAATCTTGGCGGCGATGGTGATTGGCCATTATCCGAACCATTATGATGTGTCGATTACAAAGCGCCAGTTGCCGGCGTACGATACGGTTACTGTTTACGATTCGTTCTCGCTCGATGAAATTGCAAAGTTCTTGAAGGTTCCCGAAGATACGTTGCGCACTTTGAACATGGAACTTACCATGTGGTGCACGCCTCCAAACCGCGATGCGTATTTGCTCCGCTTGCCGTACGGGACGCGTGCTGCGTTTGTGCAGAACTACGACCGTATGGAAAAGAACGGCTTTTCGAGTTGGAAGGAACACAAGGTCCGCAAGGGCGAATCGATAGGTGTGATTGCGCAACAGTATGGTGTCCGCGTGGCAGAAATCCAGCGAGCGAATGACTTGAAGAAAACCAAGCTCAAGCCGGGTCGTACGCTTTTGATCCCGATAAAGGTTGCTCCGCGCAGGTCAACGGGCAAAAAGCCGACAAAGGTCCGTACATATGTTGTCCAACTTGGCGACAATCTTGCCTCGATATCCCGCCGTTTTGGTATTTCGCAGGAATCGCTTCGCGTTTGGAACAATATCGAGGCCGGGTATAATGTGAAAAAGGGCGATACCATTTTCGTCTCTAAACCTGATTTGAAGCCGACTAGCTTTGTGCAGCAGCGCGTTGCGCTCAAGAAGGGCGAAAAGTATGTAGTCAAGGCGGGGGATACCTACGCTGAAATTGCAAAGAAGTACAAAGTTCCGGTGTTCCTCTTGTTGCAGGCTAATAGCGGTTTTACCAAGCGCCTCACGATTGGCGATTCTCTTGCGATTCCGGCTTATGTCCGTCCGCCGCGCAAGATGTCCAAGGCAGTCGAAGAAGACGTTCCTGTGGAAGTTGCCAAGGCAGTTGAAACGGATTCCAAGAAGTCTAGCAAGTCTTCCAAAAAGTCCGCAGAAAAGCCTGCGGAGTCCGCAAAGTCCTCAAAGAAGGCTCCTGTGAGTACGACCATCATTTATACGGTCGAGGCCGGGGACAACCTCTTTGCGATTGCCAAAAAGTATTCCACGACGGTTGCTGCTATCCGCGAAATGAACGATATGGGCAATTCTTCGAACATCAAGGTCGGCCAAAAGCTCAAGATTCCGGGCTCTGTCGCTCCGGCACCGAGTGCAACTAAGGTCGAAGAAATCACGCACGTGGTCAAGAAGGGCGAGGGCCTTTGGGATATTTCCCGCCAGTACGGCGTGACGATTGAAGATATTGTGAAGTGGAATGGCTTAAAAGACACGAAGATTAAGATTAACGAAAAGCTAAAAATCAAGACAACAAAGAAACCGAAAAAATAA
- a CDS encoding ankyrin repeat domain-containing protein, which translates to MKKKILALCAAGLIFSLTGCEETMDPNDPQSVRRYLTKKQIGFTPNQFVSYAVNSDTAKMTLFLQASFEIDQPADNGNNAVAIAANKGNLMVLNYLFDHGAKANVNNGNGEPVIDNAVNMGNKEVVVRLLEQLKKEGVEPQNLATAVLIAAKTGKADMLEVLANAGAPLENRSPDGYLPIHWTVKSGNYDAMKFLISKGVDVNAKCAQGYSVLDWATNEGFTRLIKELKKHGAKNTAKYKIDSRGR; encoded by the coding sequence ATGAAGAAGAAAATCTTGGCTCTCTGTGCTGCTGGTCTTATTTTTTCTTTGACTGGTTGTGAAGAAACCATGGACCCGAACGATCCGCAGTCTGTTCGCAGATATTTGACGAAGAAGCAGATTGGCTTTACGCCGAACCAGTTCGTCTCTTACGCGGTTAATAGCGATACCGCCAAGATGACTTTGTTCCTCCAGGCTTCTTTCGAAATTGACCAGCCAGCAGATAACGGCAATAACGCAGTCGCCATTGCAGCCAACAAGGGCAACTTGATGGTGCTTAACTACTTGTTCGATCATGGTGCTAAGGCCAATGTCAACAACGGCAATGGTGAACCGGTTATTGATAACGCTGTCAATATGGGTAACAAGGAAGTGGTCGTCCGCCTCTTGGAACAGCTCAAGAAGGAAGGCGTTGAACCGCAGAACCTTGCTACCGCAGTGCTTATCGCCGCTAAGACGGGCAAGGCCGACATGCTCGAAGTGCTTGCTAACGCTGGCGCTCCGCTCGAAAATCGCAGCCCGGATGGCTATCTCCCGATCCATTGGACTGTCAAGTCTGGCAACTATGATGCGATGAAGTTCCTCATCAGCAAGGGTGTCGATGTGAACGCCAAGTGCGCTCAGGGCTACTCTGTACTCGACTGGGCAACAAACGAAGGTTTCACTCGCCTTATCAAGGAATTGAAGAAGCACGGTGCCAAGAATACTGCAAAGTATAAGATTGACTCTCGTGGCAGATAA
- the dapB gene encoding dihydrodipicolinate reductase, whose translation MSVQVMVNGIPGNMGRIVAETCVARGLELVPYSLTGEIIVENEAEVAGKTIQLLKPSNREARIGEVLAKYPNMICIDYTHPTAVNDNAAFYVKHKIPFVMGTTGGDREALTKLVAEANHPSVIAPNMAKQIVAFQTMIEFLANEFPTAFEGYKLSVVESHQKTKADTSGTARAVVGTFQKMGFDYTPDDIEKVRNEKEQMERMHVPEEYLGGHAFHTYSLDSADGTVHFEFQHNVCGRKIYAEGTVDAVNFLADQIAAGTAKPFNMMDVLRSGKMR comes from the coding sequence ATGTCCGTTCAAGTGATGGTTAATGGTATTCCGGGTAACATGGGCCGCATCGTGGCCGAAACTTGTGTTGCTCGCGGTTTGGAACTTGTCCCGTATTCTTTGACGGGTGAAATTATTGTCGAAAACGAAGCCGAAGTTGCAGGCAAGACGATTCAGCTCTTGAAGCCATCCAACCGCGAAGCCCGCATTGGCGAAGTGCTAGCCAAGTATCCGAACATGATTTGCATTGACTACACGCATCCGACGGCAGTGAACGACAACGCCGCTTTCTACGTGAAGCACAAGATCCCGTTCGTGATGGGCACGACCGGTGGCGACCGCGAAGCTCTCACAAAGCTCGTTGCCGAAGCCAACCATCCGAGCGTCATCGCTCCGAACATGGCAAAGCAGATTGTCGCTTTCCAGACCATGATTGAATTTTTGGCTAACGAATTCCCGACGGCATTCGAAGGCTACAAGCTCTCCGTTGTCGAAAGCCACCAGAAGACCAAGGCTGATACAAGCGGTACGGCTCGTGCTGTCGTGGGCACCTTCCAGAAGATGGGCTTTGACTACACACCGGACGATATCGAAAAGGTTCGTAACGAAAAGGAACAGATGGAACGCATGCATGTGCCCGAAGAATACCTCGGTGGTCACGCTTTCCACACCTACAGCCTCGATAGCGCTGACGGTACGGTTCACTTTGAATTCCAGCACAATGTTTGCGGCCGCAAGATTTACGCCGAAGGCACAGTTGATGCCGTGAACTTCCTCGCTGACCAGATTGCCGCCGGTACTGCAAAGCCGTTCAACATGATGGACGTCTTGCGTTCTGGAAAAATGAGATAA
- a CDS encoding ABC transporter permease subunit, producing MRSYILRRLLLMIPTLIGISLVCFILIQLLPGGPVEELISRAQQAASMKGGVDASKALSPDQIAQIQAYFGFDQPAWKRYLTWLWNVLHLNLGESYTYGLPVWDVIVSRFPISLFFGVTSFFLSYLICIPLGLWKAVHHGSKLDSFTSGLIFSGYVMPGYALGILLIIFLAGGSYLDIFPLGGLTSDDFEDFTFFGKVFDLAQHLALPIFCYMISEFAFLTFLMKNSALEELGRDYMRTALAKGLSFKQALVRHALRNALIPIATRLSEICTLMFAGALLIEKVFDIDGMGLLYYNSMVNRDYNVVMGIIFLSSLMAMVGRLFSDILYTLVDPRIKFS from the coding sequence ATGCGTTCGTACATCCTTCGTCGTTTGTTGCTAATGATCCCGACATTAATCGGGATTTCGTTGGTGTGCTTTATCTTGATTCAGCTCTTGCCGGGTGGCCCTGTGGAAGAGCTGATTTCTCGTGCGCAGCAGGCGGCTTCGATGAAGGGTGGCGTAGATGCTTCCAAGGCGCTCTCGCCGGACCAAATTGCGCAAATCCAGGCGTACTTTGGCTTTGACCAGCCCGCGTGGAAACGTTACCTTACGTGGCTTTGGAACGTATTGCATTTGAATCTTGGGGAAAGTTACACGTACGGGCTCCCGGTCTGGGACGTGATTGTAAGCCGTTTCCCGATTTCATTGTTCTTTGGTGTGACGTCGTTCTTCTTGAGTTATCTTATCTGCATTCCGCTTGGGCTCTGGAAGGCGGTGCATCACGGAAGCAAGCTTGATTCTTTTACGAGCGGTCTTATTTTCTCGGGTTACGTGATGCCGGGTTATGCGCTTGGCATTTTGCTCATCATCTTTTTGGCGGGTGGTTCGTACTTGGACATTTTCCCGCTAGGTGGGCTTACAAGCGATGACTTTGAGGATTTCACGTTCTTCGGGAAAGTGTTTGATTTGGCGCAACATTTGGCGCTCCCGATTTTCTGTTACATGATTAGCGAATTTGCGTTCCTCACGTTCCTCATGAAGAATTCTGCACTTGAGGAACTGGGTCGCGATTATATGCGAACGGCTTTAGCTAAGGGCTTGAGCTTCAAACAGGCTCTTGTGCGCCATGCTCTCCGCAATGCGCTTATCCCGATTGCGACCCGCCTTTCTGAAATTTGCACGCTCATGTTTGCGGGCGCGCTCCTTATCGAAAAGGTTTTCGATATCGATGGTATGGGTCTCTTGTATTACAATTCGATGGTCAACCGCGATTACAACGTGGTGATGGGGATTATCTTCCTCAGTAGCCTTATGGCGATGGTGGGCCGTCTCTTTAGCGATATACTTTATACGCTTGTCGATCCGAGAATCAAGTTCTCGTAG